The genomic region CAAGTGGTGTCTTTTCATCATATTcaacttttttttcatctgttctataacaaaataatttattatgtttatcatttttctttacGAAATATTTTGCAATTTCTCGATTTTTATCCCCAACTTcattaaattttttgtataaatCGTTATCTTCTGAAGTATATTCTAAATAAAAAGCCACATTGATTTTCTTCTCTTTTAAGACATCTTCAATATTCCCTTCAACATGACTAAATACGGGACCTGTCATTTGTAATAACCAATCAACAATTGATTGAGCTGTTCTCCCGCCTCcataatttattttgttctttttattaaataaaatcaaAGTTGGATATCCTGTTATACCATATTCTTGAGCAAGAGCATTTTCAGAAGTAGCATCAATGCTTGCTAATTTTATTTCGCTCTTTTTCTCGTTCAGCATATTTGCAGCTTCATTATATTCCGGGATGAGCCTTTTACAATGACCGCACCTGAAGCGtgtttaaaataataaaaagggGGAAATGTAAATaggtaaatatatatatatatatatatatatatatatttatatttatatatttttatatacatgtatcattttgtatatgtgtttaatatatttagttatcatcacatatatatatatatatatatatatatatatatatatttatttatttatttatttataagtTTTAGATCCTTGCTCATATTTTAgttcattttatttttcttacCATGGAGCGTAAAACATAACCAAAACTATATCATTCTTTGTTATGAATTTATCAAGTTCCCCATCATGTATATCTGTTACAAATTCATTAAAAAGGTCACCATGGGAACGAACAAATGATTCGAACACAAAagaaataagaaataaaaaaagggaagaaaaatactttctgttcattttttctgttttttttttttttttttttttttttttttNNNNNNNNNNNNNNNNNNNNNNNNNNNNNNNNNNNNNNNNNNNNNNNNNNNNNNNNNNNNNNNNNNNNNNNNNNNNNNNNNNNNNNNNNNNNNNNNNNNNNNNNNNNNNNNNNNNNNNNNNNNNNNNNNNNNNNNNNNNNNNNNNNNNNNNNNNNNNNNNNNNNNNNNNNNNNNNNNNNNNNNNNNNNNNNNNNNNNNNNNNNNNNNNNNNNNNNNNNNNNNNNNNNNNNNNNNNNNNNNNNNNNNNNNNNNNNNNNNNNNNNNNNNNNNNNNNNNNNNNNNNNNNNNNNNNNNNNNNNNNNNNNNNNNNNNNNNNNNNNNNNNNNNNNNNNNNNNNNNNNNNNNNNNNNNNNNNNNNNNNNNNNNNNNNNNNNtatattatatatatatatatattttgtaattttttaaattaatggaaaaataagaattatataaaaaataagcagataattatataatggaaatataataaaaaaaaaaaaaaaaaaaaaattctttatatatatatatatatatatactattttgtcatttatatttttttttttttcttgtgatgtataaaataatttaaaaatatatatatatatatatatatatatataataatgtatattaagaaaattattatataagcACTAAATATGTTActtattatacataaatataataatataataatatttatatgatacgtataaaaaatatatatatttatatatatatatataatatattatttattttatttttattttatttttatattattttctttttacaCTTTTTCTCTATATACTATGGAATATGTgcttttttaaatattttatgtatattccaaaaaaaaaaaaaaaaaataataataataattaaaataattataataattattataattcttactatttcttattttatatttttttttttttatatataaaaataatatatatattatatatatatatatatatttttttttatttatttatttatatcgACACTTAACtgtattaataaattatgtatGCCCTAATGCATgtgaacaaaataatataaatataaacatgaaattaaatatataaaaataatataattaaatgttatattatttataatgtGTGTTTTATCatcttattttatatattttcctaTGATTTAAGCTTAAAAGAATAAGGAagcatatataaaataatattatatatatatatatatatatatatatatatatatatatatatatatatatgtatatatatttatatgtggatattatatcattaaaaaataatgagGGAGACtgtaaattatatttttatatttaatatatgtattattgAATAGGCtgaaaattattttttttcttatatattaaattgGGGTATATTATTAAGGAATGTAtgcatacatatatatatatatatatatatatatatatttatatatatttttctctAATTATTGgtatgttttaaaaaaaccGGAGCTCACAGtgtaaatttataataattgtaatctttatcttattatttatttataaaccCCTTGAAACATACATACAAATAATTTGTTAAACcgtattatatatatatatatatatatatatgtatatatgtgtatatacttttttataCCTTATGTACTATAGGtttgatattatatattatttatagtACAGTGtaactttttatattataaggttctttaataaataattaaaaatgaatattgATAGAActataaaatttatttatcattGTATGGGtgatatttatattatattattatgctgcaacttttttttttttttttttttttttttttatatatatatctaaaataataatcttTTAATGTATGTTCCtttgaataaaaaaatattagaaTACCATTTTTACAACATGTTAAAAGGTTTATTCAATTCAATTCAATTCAATTATGTTAACACATTtgaatatatgtatattcttaatcatattataatttcttcgatttattccttttcttttttgtgTGTTGGGTTGTAAAGTTCAAAAATTTGAAAGGATCATGAAGAGTGTAAATACAGGTTTGGTTTTGTAAACATGTAAATCTAGAgaatacaaataaaaaaaaaaaaaagaaaggGGTATAAAGGCCTTACgaaagtaatatatatatatatatatatatatatatatatgtatatatttaattgtattatttttttgtacgcgttatatattttcaaaaagTCGTCTGTTACTATATGGAAGCTTATCTTATCTATCTTgattttttatgataatacaacatatatatatatatatatatatatataatataattccatgtatttattttgtcGCTTCTTTATGGGTACATAAATGTGTGTAtgattaaatatattatatctaGCATTActaattctttatatatatatatatatatatatatatttatatttatttatttatttatttatttcattaaaatattaagcCCACGCAATGTTAAGAAAAGATATTGAAAGTGATGAAGATGGTGTTGTATCATCTGAAAATATTAAGCTCATTGAAAGACAGACAAGAAATAAATACGTCGATATTTTGTTTCCTGAAATAGCATTAAATAagtaatatttataacatgAACTCACaagaacaaataaataatatatatatatatatatatataaatatttatatatttaatattatgtagAATTATTGTATGGATAAgtttttttcaaataattatttatattttaagtTGTTTATTAAGTGAAAACTTGAGCACACCAAATGTTCATATTTTGATGTTCCTCGGGGCAACTTATGGTCCTTTAATTAAgtatgaatatatatggaCACTAAGATATATTagtatatgtataattaaaatatatttcatgataatatatatatatatatatatatatatatatatatatatgtgtgtgtgtgtgtgtgtatgtttatgtatatgtatatgtttttattttattatttttttttttttttaggGAAGGGCAATATTGGAGACTTGTGCTACCGATTTTCTTACATGCCAACTTATGGCATTtgattataaatattttgtgTATCTTAAACTTAGGTTTAATAATTGAAAGTAAATATAAGAAGTCAAAAttcttattaatatattttttatctgGAATAACAGGAAATATTCTCACAACTATTTGTAATCCTTGTCAGCTAGCTGTAGGAGCTTCAACTAGTGGGTTTGGATTAATTGGATGTTCAATattagaaatatttttagCTTGGAAGAATTTAACAAGAAAGGCtaagaattattatattcttaatatttttttatttctattattttttatgtttgTTAGCTTTTCTCCTTCAGTTGATCTGTTTGGTCATATAGGTGGATTCCTTTGTGGAGCCTTCTTATGTTGTCACTATAACAAGTTCATAGGATAcaatatgtaaatatgaacatgaaacaatatatattaaacatTACATATACAACTcataatatgatatatatatatatatatatatattaacatttcatacattttatttccCTTAGTTTTCAAAAGTTTCTATATTAtagctttttttttatttgctcattaattattatttacttGCCTATAAGATtatacattattaatatgCCATGTGGACTGATCTATTAAACAGCATATAACctttcttaaaaaaaaaaaaaaaaaaaaaaaaaatNNNNNNNNNNNNNNNNNNNNNNNNNNNNNNNNNNNNNNNNNNNNNNNNNNNNNNNNNNNNNNNNNNNNNNNNNNNNNNNNNNNNNNNNNNNNNNNNNNNNttttttttttttttttttttttttttttttttttttttaattattttcttgATTATAATAAGCTTCATTTTCCTTTTCAATAACAAGCGCATCCATTTTTTTGTACATTTTGtctatataatttgtaagatctttcttattttcttttatgttaggatcatttttaaaaatattttgtataaattGGTCAAAcatatcatcatatttctttaattcatttataaGCAGAATAAGTAGGAATGAAGGCCTAATGAATTCACctgtatatataaaatctaatatattcattttcGTTTTGGTTTGTTTCCTTATCCTCCtttgattatttatatatataaatgaattttcccagttcatataattattgaTTACATTTgtaatatgtaaaatattgTTCTTTATACCTTCGTCTATTTGTTGTTTCATTTGTTTgtgaaatattaaaaataatatatggaTGATGAGTTTCTTagttaataatatataatgatcATGAGATGTACTAAATAATAAAGGTAATAGCAAtcttaataataaataataattaaaaaatatatctccttgatttaaaaatttttctaataatacattttttatataattctcATTAGATGTAGTAAGATTTagttttttattacaaaGGAATCTATTCATTTTATctaaaaagatatataaagttttttcaaatatatcatcactattgaatattacatatttttctttttctacAACAAGagcattattattttgtatatttttctttttctttactACTTTTATGTTGTTTACATTTTGAAAATGTTGGCTGTTTATATGTTCGACAAGAAAAAAGCATTCACATATGGAActtatttcatataaacttaaatcattatcataaatattaaaatgaaaaggTTCCTTATACAAaagattattatttttatcatcatacATATTATGTGTTACATTTATGTTTTGATTATCTATGcatacattattattagagCTTCTATGTATTTCATCTgtttcttttctttttattaaatgattcttattatttatttcattaaaATTTTGATCTTCATGttgataattatatatatatctgTTGACATAATTTGTGAAAGAGTTCTCAAGTAATagaataaaattttttttattttttacgTGTCCTGGATTAAATAAAGAGATTCTTAAAAAAGATTTGAATATGTAGGTTACATATTTGATATCTATAATGTTTGCTTTACATTTAATTAAACTATTctcataatttttttcttctgTTGTACTACAAGTATGGTTATATTCAACATTATTTTGAATGTTTCTAttcttcttattattacattttgacaatatattattttcttctgGGTTATCTTCATTCAGTTGATCGTATTTTTGATTTTGTCCAATACATTTTTCCTGTacattattaaatatattataacatattacatatattattacatattacatatattataacatattacatatattattacatattacatatattataacatatattattacatattacatatattataacatatattattacatattacatatattattacatattacatatattattacatattacatatattattacatattacatatattattacatattacatatatcattacatattacatatattattacatatatatatatttttttttttatttatatttacgTTATTAAGGTAGTCCCTTTGGTATCCCATAGTTTGTATATAGGATTCATTACTATAAGAAGAATTATACAATATAAGGTCCAAAATATGAGCTATTTTTTCTTGTagatgaaaaatataaggTAATCTACTTCTtaaaacttttttttttttttttttttttttttttaatttgaaatatatagaagTGTCAGCCCACCAATTTGAATATAGGGTAAAATGGCAGTATGATGACAGGACAAGAAACATATAGATgtattcattattatgagtatatttaaaagaagaGATATAATTATCAGAAGTTCTAATAATAGAAtcacataaatatttcatgGACAAAAAAttgtgataataatttttaaaatgtgTAGTCTTACCATTCTCGCTATTACTACAAATActaatattacaaatattactattactaatattactattattaataataatattattattattgttgttatttGTTTTTGATTCCATAAGTTCCTTTTTACCTTTTCTAATCTCATCATATGGTATATGTAAAagaattttattatttttggTAAAATTCAACAAAAGATTGGTACATGCTAAGataatttcatatatatttaagaaaggtaaatatgtttgtatattttttttaataagcATATTCAAATTTGAATCATAATATTgtgatattaataaaatataatgtaactggtttattaaatttaagttaactatatttttgaatgactgtatatttttttgtagcatattattataatatgtaacataaatttgaattataatatctttgcttgtgttattatttaaagaatgtattatataatatagaaagattaaaaaattatttttgatGTCATTTTGTGCTTGTAAAAATCGTACGAAATGAATTCTTAACAATAGTTTATTGGTTAATAAATTAGATATGAattcattaaaaatatggttattatataaatattgtattatataataagaataaataaccttttcttttatatcattaaaatGTTTGTTACATAATATgagataaaatattttttgtattaatCTAATATCgttaatatgaaaaatgcATAAAAgattaaaatatttgaataaAGAATTTAAAGAAGAGTACTTTTTTGATATAATGACAAAATGGATACAttctttaatataatttattatatgtgaattattatatatgttttcatttattataataatatctttatataattcacataacattaataaatgtcttgagaaaaaaagaaaatcattcttatttttaaatttatcattacatataaaatctaatatcatcataattttatccttttcacaaccattttcttttataagTTCATACATTTTTTGTTGAATATATTGATTCTTCAAATGTTTATCTTCAATATTATGTAGCATATTGTAATTATTACATACATTGTGATGAATTATaatatcttcatttatatcattCTCACATGATActttatcatcatcatttttattattattattattattataacatgTTGAGgttttcctttttttatttttacatatttctttctctttaataataacattgTCATAATTTATCAACCGACCGTTACCATTGTAATATATGGATCcactttttaaaaaataaaaactaTTAGAATAATGACAAATAAAccttttaatatttatgtagGTACCCTCTAAACTACTGAccatattaataaatctTCTACATTTTGCATAAggataatatttataaaacatcatataaaaagaaaatatgcGCGTAATTCAGCAAAAATTTATACACATAAATTTTTAGgctataaaaaaaataaaaataaaaatataaaaaaaaatatataaaaatataaaatatatatatatatatatatatatatatatatatttatttatttatttatttgtaacataaaaattttatacagctccaattttttttatatattatgatatgATAGTGCttatcattaatatatacatatttatactatctcaattgttttataaattaatatgaGTACATCTTTTGTGgagataaaaaaaaatgagtacgataaatttataatatattataaaatattatatttatattatatttatattatattatttaatataacGTTATAGCGTTGAGCGaatgtaattttttttatttttgcATATTTTGCTTGGAGTTCCCCAAATGGTTAATATTtcaacaaaataaaatatacagaaataaaaaaaaaaaaataataataagtaaatacatacatatatatatatatacatacatatatatgtatatatatatatacatacatatatatatatttatatttatatgtaatatcatttttattgttatatttaatttaattcaGATTTGAttaatgatttatataaataatatgttatgTTTTTTAAGTTTGTCCgttttttaatatacatatttttgtaCTCCTTATGTTATGAACATGTTAACAATGTTATTGCGTTACacattaataaatataagaatgtgtttttatttgaatCACCCAGTGTGTTAATAAAGAACCGAAGAAACTATAAgaggaaaatatattcacaTGAAGAACAAAAAGTAAAGTATGATTTTAATAGGATTGAAGAAAAATGGCAAACCATATGGAATTCAAAGCGTTTGTTAGATAAGGACTTTGAGGAGtataacaaaattaatttgggaagaaaacaaaaaaaggaaaagggagataattataaacaaaatagTTATGTTGACAAAAAGAATAGTTTTGTTGATTATCCAAATAAAGATGTATACCAAGAAggtgataatatatataaatataataaaaaaaagttcTACATATTAGATATGTTTCCTTATCCTTCCTCAGAAGGATTACATGTAGGtcatatattatgttttaCTATAACAGACATTATTAgtaaatttaaaaaaatgaataattattGTGTTTTTCATCCGATTGGTTGGGATTCCTTTGGATTACCATGTGATAGATTATcgatgaaaaaaaaaattgatcctagagaaattataaataagaatatatcgaattttaaaaatcaattaataaaattaggttttctttttaattgGGAAAGTGAAATAAATACATGTgatgaaaattattataaatggACCCAATGGATAATTATACAAttgtttttaaataatttaagtTATAAAAAACGTTCTTATGTTAATTGGTCAAATGAATTACGTTGTGTTATATCAAATGATGAATTAAGAAATGAACTCAATTTACAATATATGAAAATccaaaaaattaaattattacaatGGTATCTTAAAATTACCAAATATGCAAATCGTCTAATCAAAGATTTAAATATGATTCATTGGCctattaaaattaaaaacatGCAAATAAATTGGATTGGGAAAAAAACAGGTATATTTCTAAAAGCTCGAATTATTTCCTTAGACAagtttttaaataatactGATTTAAATTTTGTTAACATGAAGAAGtcttataataacaatatgataaatgtattttataataatatttttaatcaccttttttttatatttataaattatattttatctatCTTT from Plasmodium reichenowi strain SY57 chromosome 8, whole genome shotgun sequence harbors:
- a CDS encoding rhomboid protease ROM3, putative, which encodes MLRKDIESDEDGVVSSENIKLIERQTRNKYVDILFPEIALNKIIVWISFFQIIIYILSCLLSENLSTPNVHILMFLGATYGPLIKEGQYWRLVLPIFLHANLWHLIINILCILNLGLIIESKYKKSKFLLIYFLSGITGNILTTICNPCQLAVGASTSGFGLIGCSILEIFLAWKNLTRKAKNYYILNIFLFLLFFMFVSFSPSVDLFGHIGGFLCGAFLCCHYNKFIGYNIFQKFLYYSFFFICSLIIIYLPIRLYIINMPCGLIY
- a CDS encoding hypothetical protein (conserved Plasmodium protein, unknown function) is translated as MVSSLEGTYINIKRFICHYSNSFYFLKSGSIYYNGNGRLINYDNVIIKEKEICKNKKRKTSTCYNNNNNNKNDDDKVSCENDINEDIIIHHNVCNNYNMLHNIEDKHLKNQYIQQKMYELIKENGCEKDKIMMILDFICNDKFKNKNDFLFFSRHLLMLCELYKDIIIINENIYNNSHIINYIKECIHFVIISKKYSSLNSLFKYFNLLCIFHINDIRLIQKIFYLILCNKHFNDIKEKVIYSYYIIQYLYNNHIFNEFISNLLTNKLLLRIHFVRFLQAQNDIKNNFLIFLYYIIHSLNNNTSKDIIIQIYVTYYNNMLQKNIQSFKNIVNLNLINQLHYILLISQYYDSNLNMLIKKNIQTYLPFLNIYEIILACTNLLLNFTKNNKILLHIPYDEIRKGKKELMESKTNNNNNNNIIINNSNISNSNICNISICSNSENGKTTHFKNYYHNFLSMKYLCDSIIRTSDNYISSFKYTHNNEYIYMFLVLSSYCHFTLYSNWWADTSIYFKLKKKKKKKKKVLRSRLPYIFHLQEKIAHILDLILYNSSYSNESYIQTMGYQRDYLNNEKCIGQNQKYDQLNEDNPEENNILSKCNNKKNRNIQNNVEYNHTCSTTEEKNYENSLIKCKANIIDIKYVTYIFKSFLRISLFNPGHVKNKKNFILLLENSFTNYVNRYIYNYQHEDQNFNEINNKNHLIKRKETDEIHRSSNNNVCIDNQNINVTHNMYDDKNNNLLYKEPFHFNIYDNDLSLYEISSICECFFLVEHINSQHFQNVNNIKVVKKKKNIQNNNALVVEKEKYVIFNSDDIFEKTLYIFLDKMNRFLCNKKLNLTTSNENYIKNVLLEKFLNQGDIFFNYYLLLRLLLPLLFSTSHDHYILLTKKLIIHILFLIFHKQMKQQIDEGIKNNILHITNVINNYMNWENSFIYINNQRRIRKQTKTKMNILDFIYTGEFIRPSFLLILLINELKKYDDMFDQFIQNIFKNDPNIKENKKDLTNYIDKMYKKMDALVIEKENEAYYNQENN